In one Chitinophaga sancti genomic region, the following are encoded:
- a CDS encoding sensor histidine kinase, whose product MHRISEDRRVFKFFTAMYAVALTTLAVLSIVSQIGIQQTLSHQMHDSHVINFAARLRTYSQTLSKLALLIESGQDIETNRKEFTNTLMQWQKSHEGLQSGSNFLNLPANDQDELKQMFDIIRTPHQEIWKAASQMSAILSQDQPIDTAEIHPYVQTILAYEKSYLLGMELIVFDYDRFSKERVRKLKQVEYLMLGLVLLTLMIEAGVIFYPLSMRIRKVIKGLIASEETSKQLADQLQEANKAMEQSHSELREMTYALDRATYLVKTDHEGQIIYANDKYCHVTRYSMSELRGKPLFHHYFDHLNDPARKMEVWQGEVFDHAADGTGFWLDVTMIPVFDNTGRLYQYMAICSDITKRKNTEREIRQLTEEKLRRQDMEQKIRSYAIISGQEKERKRVAAEIHDGIGQMLTSLRMKMEQVEDKLPEPNAEIGKVNGLLGSIITETKRICSDLLPSVLEDFGLRAAIEELIKTCRETARNVVFNLEECNLSQALPREVEIGIYRILQEALNNAIKHAQATEIDVHIDREEGFLNLMIHDNGKGFYYDSQHYFSREQVKKINGLRNMKERAELLGGSLSINTQPGKGTIIQLEISF is encoded by the coding sequence ATGCATCGTATCTCAGAAGATCGTCGGGTATTCAAATTTTTTACTGCAATGTATGCGGTGGCGCTCACTACGCTGGCCGTACTCTCTATTGTGAGCCAGATTGGTATTCAGCAGACATTGAGTCACCAGATGCACGATTCACATGTCATCAATTTTGCAGCACGGCTGCGTACGTATAGTCAGACGCTGAGCAAACTGGCTTTATTGATAGAATCGGGGCAGGATATTGAAACGAACCGCAAGGAGTTTACCAATACCCTTATGCAATGGCAGAAGTCGCACGAAGGCCTGCAATCAGGCAGTAATTTCCTGAACCTGCCCGCCAATGACCAGGATGAATTGAAGCAGATGTTCGACATTATCCGGACACCGCACCAGGAGATCTGGAAGGCGGCATCGCAGATGAGTGCCATCCTGAGTCAGGATCAACCTATCGATACGGCGGAGATCCATCCTTATGTACAAACGATCCTGGCTTATGAAAAGTCTTACCTGCTGGGAATGGAGCTGATTGTATTTGATTACGACCGGTTTTCGAAAGAGCGGGTACGGAAGCTGAAGCAGGTGGAATACCTGATGCTGGGATTGGTATTGCTGACACTGATGATTGAGGCCGGGGTGATCTTTTACCCTTTATCCATGCGGATCCGGAAAGTGATCAAGGGCCTGATTGCATCCGAGGAAACGTCTAAACAACTGGCAGACCAGCTACAGGAGGCGAATAAGGCCATGGAGCAAAGTCACAGCGAATTGCGGGAAATGACGTATGCACTGGACAGGGCCACTTATTTAGTTAAAACAGATCATGAAGGGCAGATCATTTATGCCAATGATAAATACTGCCATGTAACACGATATAGTATGTCAGAATTGCGTGGCAAGCCGCTTTTTCATCATTACTTCGATCACCTGAATGACCCGGCCCGGAAAATGGAAGTATGGCAGGGAGAGGTCTTTGACCATGCTGCCGATGGAACGGGGTTCTGGCTGGATGTAACGATGATACCTGTATTTGATAATACAGGCAGGTTGTACCAGTATATGGCCATATGCAGTGACATTACGAAACGCAAAAATACGGAGCGAGAGATCCGGCAATTGACAGAGGAAAAGTTGCGCAGACAGGATATGGAGCAAAAGATCCGGAGTTATGCCATCATCAGCGGGCAGGAAAAAGAACGTAAACGGGTGGCGGCAGAGATCCATGATGGCATTGGGCAAATGCTGACCAGCCTGCGTATGAAGATGGAACAGGTAGAAGATAAACTGCCGGAACCAAATGCGGAAATTGGCAAAGTAAACGGTTTGCTGGGCAGTATTATCACGGAAACAAAGCGGATCTGTTCTGACCTGCTACCCAGTGTACTGGAGGATTTTGGACTGCGTGCTGCAATTGAGGAACTGATAAAGACCTGTAGGGAGACGGCAAGGAACGTGGTGTTTAACCTGGAGGAATGTAACTTATCGCAGGCGCTGCCCAGGGAAGTGGAGATCGGGATCTATCGTATTTTGCAGGAGGCGCTGAACAATGCGATTAAGCATGCGCAGGCCACAGAGATAGACGTACATATAGACAGAGAAGAGGGTTTCCTGAACCTGATGATCCATGATAATGGCAAGGGATTTTACTATGACAGCCAACATTATTTTTCGCGCGAGCAGGTAAAGAAAATAAATGGGCTGCGGAATATGAAGGAACGCGCAGAACTGCTGGGAGGTTCACTTAGCATCAATACGCAACCAGGAAAGGGCACTATTATACAATTAGAAATCTCATTTTAA
- a CDS encoding chaperone modulator CbpM: MISITHYCTIHNIDTSFIHALADEGLIVLTIATDGPFIEEEQLPDLESYTRWHYEMGVNTEGIDVIRHLLGRVRDMQQEMHNLRMRLRLYEDGD; the protein is encoded by the coding sequence ATGATTTCCATTACGCATTATTGCACAATTCATAATATCGATACATCTTTTATACATGCATTAGCTGATGAGGGGCTAATTGTACTCACCATTGCAACTGACGGACCTTTTATTGAAGAAGAGCAGTTACCTGACCTGGAAAGTTATACACGCTGGCATTACGAGATGGGCGTGAATACGGAGGGAATTGATGTGATCAGGCATTTACTGGGGAGAGTACGTGACATGCAACAGGAGATGCATAATCTCCGGATGCGGTTACGTTTGTATGAGGATGGGGATTGA
- the poxB gene encoding ubiquinone-dependent pyruvate dehydrogenase produces the protein MAKTIAAQLVAQLAKAGVKRVHGVVGDSLNGIVDEIRKQGTIEWIHYRHEEAAAFAAGAEAQLTGTLAVCAGSCGPGNLHLINGLYDCHRSMAPVLAIAAHIPSMEIGTGYFQETHPELLFRECSHYCETIASARQMPRVLQIAMQNAVGQRGVAVITISGDVALEDMEDDSMEHTIMQRLPAVRPHDGDMEILAGMINTAKKITLLCGSGCAGAHDELMDFGAKMLSPMVHALRGKEHVAYDNPYDVGMTGLIGFTSGYHAMEDSDLLLLLGTDFPYSNWYPTKSKIVQIDLRPEKLGKRCKLDLGLVGTVKETLAALLPLIEQKDDRGHLDKSLKNYIDSREELAAHASSTNTPIHPEYLTTVLSAAADPDAIFTCDVGEPTVWAARYIEMTKDRRLIGSFNHGSMASAMPQAIGAQLAYPGRQVISMSGDGGFSMLMGDILTILQYKLPIKIVIYNNSSLGFVAMEMKVAGMTPYATDLKNPDFAKMAEAIGMKGIRVEDPALLPGAIDEALMHEGPVLVDVVVNASALVMPPKIDVKQAKGFSIYMMKQVWNGKGGEVWDTLKTNFLDKE, from the coding sequence ATGGCAAAAACAATTGCAGCCCAACTCGTTGCACAGCTTGCAAAGGCCGGTGTAAAGCGTGTACATGGCGTAGTAGGCGATAGTCTGAACGGCATCGTTGATGAGATCAGGAAACAAGGTACCATCGAATGGATTCATTACAGGCACGAGGAAGCGGCTGCATTTGCAGCAGGTGCGGAAGCACAGTTGACCGGTACCCTGGCCGTTTGTGCGGGGAGCTGCGGACCGGGGAATTTACACCTCATCAACGGATTGTACGATTGCCATAGAAGCATGGCTCCTGTACTCGCTATTGCTGCTCATATTCCCAGTATGGAAATAGGCACGGGGTATTTCCAGGAGACGCATCCTGAATTACTCTTCAGGGAATGCAGCCATTATTGCGAGACCATTGCCTCTGCGCGTCAAATGCCAAGAGTGCTGCAAATTGCCATGCAAAATGCAGTAGGGCAGCGCGGGGTGGCTGTCATCACCATTTCGGGCGATGTAGCCCTGGAAGACATGGAAGACGACTCTATGGAGCACACTATCATGCAGCGTTTGCCAGCTGTGCGCCCTCATGATGGCGACATGGAAATACTGGCAGGCATGATTAATACGGCGAAAAAAATCACCTTGTTATGTGGAAGTGGTTGTGCCGGTGCCCACGATGAACTTATGGACTTTGGAGCGAAAATGCTGTCTCCCATGGTTCATGCGCTTCGGGGAAAAGAGCATGTGGCCTATGATAATCCTTATGATGTGGGCATGACAGGCCTGATTGGCTTTACTTCCGGGTACCACGCAATGGAGGATAGTGATCTTTTATTGCTGCTGGGAACTGATTTCCCCTACTCTAACTGGTATCCCACCAAATCTAAAATTGTACAGATAGACCTGCGTCCTGAGAAATTGGGGAAGCGTTGTAAACTGGACCTTGGCCTGGTAGGCACTGTGAAGGAAACCCTGGCTGCCTTGTTGCCACTGATAGAGCAAAAAGATGACCGTGGACACCTGGACAAATCGCTGAAGAACTATATTGACAGCAGGGAAGAGCTGGCGGCGCATGCCAGCAGTACCAATACGCCTATTCATCCGGAGTACCTGACTACCGTATTAAGTGCAGCCGCAGATCCGGATGCCATCTTTACCTGCGATGTGGGAGAACCTACGGTGTGGGCAGCGAGATACATAGAAATGACCAAAGACCGTCGCCTGATCGGCTCATTCAATCATGGATCTATGGCGAGTGCGATGCCCCAGGCTATTGGTGCTCAATTAGCATACCCCGGCAGACAGGTGATTTCAATGTCTGGCGATGGGGGCTTTTCGATGCTGATGGGAGATATTCTTACCATCTTGCAATATAAGCTGCCTATAAAAATAGTGATCTATAATAATAGTTCCCTGGGGTTTGTAGCCATGGAAATGAAAGTAGCAGGGATGACCCCATATGCTACAGACCTGAAGAACCCTGATTTTGCAAAGATGGCTGAGGCCATTGGTATGAAAGGTATCAGGGTAGAAGATCCCGCATTATTGCCGGGCGCTATTGATGAAGCCCTGATGCATGAAGGCCCGGTACTGGTAGATGTGGTGGTGAATGCATCGGCGCTGGTCATGCCTCCAAAAATAGATGTGAAGCAGGCGAAGGGATTTAGTATCTACATGATGAAACAAGTCTGGAACGGGAAGGGCGGAGAAGTATGGGATACGCTGAAAACGAACTTTTTAGATAAAGAATAA
- a CDS encoding response regulator transcription factor, whose protein sequence is MDKISVFLVDDHEIFRNGLKQLINSEADMEVSGEASTGEDALHSLSNVQPDVVIMDIRMPGINGLETSAALLKASPRTHILFFSLFDEPDYVAAALEMGASGYILKDTSNKIFLNAIRTIHNGKYYFIGEVSDVLVKKYQAARESAANPVAQAADVSLSRREEQIIRMVNNGLNNKDIAESLGLSIRTIEAHRMNILRKFQVNSIEEVIEYCRNVNLLKEE, encoded by the coding sequence ATGGATAAAATCTCGGTATTTTTAGTCGATGATCACGAAATCTTCAGGAATGGCTTGAAACAGTTAATCAACAGTGAAGCGGATATGGAGGTATCAGGAGAGGCCAGCACCGGTGAAGATGCTTTGCATAGTCTGAGCAATGTACAGCCGGATGTGGTGATCATGGATATCCGGATGCCTGGTATCAATGGTCTGGAAACGAGTGCGGCATTGCTGAAGGCAAGTCCGCGTACCCATATTTTGTTCTTCAGTTTATTTGACGAACCGGATTATGTGGCGGCAGCGCTGGAGATGGGTGCGAGTGGGTATATCCTGAAGGATACCAGTAATAAGATCTTCTTAAATGCCATCAGGACCATTCATAATGGCAAGTATTATTTTATTGGCGAGGTAAGTGATGTGCTGGTGAAGAAATACCAGGCGGCGAGGGAGAGTGCAGCGAACCCTGTGGCGCAGGCGGCCGATGTGTCATTGAGCCGCAGGGAGGAGCAGATCATCCGGATGGTGAACAATGGTTTGAATAATAAGGACATTGCCGAGTCACTGGGATTGAGTATCAGAACGATTGAAGCACATAGGATGAATATACTGCGCAAGTTCCAGGTGAATTCAATTGAAGAAGTGATAGAGTATTGCAGGAATGTGAATTTATTGAAGGAGGAATAG
- the urtA gene encoding urea ABC transporter substrate-binding protein, with protein sequence MKATRFLFFCSLLAAFASCHNNAPKTNGSTGNNGETVKIGVLHSLSGTMAISEVSLCDAVQMAVDEINASGGVLGKKIEPVIVDPASDWDLFAEKAKELLIDDKVSAVFGCWTSVSRKSVLPVFEENNGLLFYPVQYEGEECSNNVIYTGATPNQQLIPAAEYLMSEKGGGYKKFYLIGTDYVFPRTANKILKAYLLSRGVPKENIIEEYTPFHHQDYQTIVSRIKRFAAEGKACVLSTINGDSNVPFYKEFANQGLSSATCPIMAFSVAEDELRSMDTEFLVGHLAAWNYFQSNDLPENKKFVAAFKAFCEKKGLPGGSRRVTDDPICWAYTGVYLWAGAAEKAGSFDVDKVRAALSGLAFDSPDGRVKMDAGNHHLAKPVMIGEIKPDGQFDIISKTDNLVNPQPWSPLTSPDKDCDWVNHNGTYTR encoded by the coding sequence ATGAAAGCAACACGCTTCTTATTCTTTTGTTCCTTACTGGCTGCATTCGCCTCCTGTCACAACAATGCGCCTAAGACGAATGGTAGCACAGGCAATAATGGTGAAACGGTGAAGATCGGGGTATTGCATTCGCTGAGTGGCACCATGGCTATTTCTGAAGTATCGCTGTGTGATGCTGTGCAGATGGCAGTAGACGAAATCAATGCATCTGGTGGCGTGCTGGGTAAAAAAATTGAACCTGTGATAGTAGACCCGGCCTCTGACTGGGATTTGTTTGCAGAGAAAGCGAAAGAATTATTGATTGATGATAAAGTATCCGCAGTATTTGGGTGCTGGACTTCTGTATCACGTAAATCAGTATTGCCGGTATTTGAAGAGAATAATGGATTACTTTTTTACCCGGTACAATATGAAGGAGAAGAGTGTTCTAATAACGTCATTTATACAGGGGCTACCCCCAATCAGCAATTGATACCTGCTGCCGAATACCTGATGAGTGAGAAAGGCGGCGGGTATAAAAAGTTTTATTTAATTGGAACGGATTATGTGTTTCCGCGAACAGCGAATAAAATACTGAAAGCCTACCTGTTATCCAGGGGAGTGCCGAAAGAGAATATCATTGAAGAATACACGCCTTTTCATCACCAGGATTACCAGACCATTGTATCCAGGATCAAACGCTTTGCTGCAGAAGGAAAAGCATGTGTGCTTTCAACTATTAATGGTGACAGCAATGTGCCTTTCTACAAGGAATTTGCCAACCAGGGATTGTCGTCAGCCACTTGTCCGATCATGGCATTCTCTGTAGCAGAAGATGAACTGAGATCTATGGACACTGAGTTCCTGGTAGGGCACCTGGCAGCATGGAATTATTTTCAATCCAATGATTTGCCTGAGAATAAAAAGTTTGTAGCAGCATTTAAAGCTTTTTGTGAAAAGAAAGGATTACCGGGTGGTAGCAGGAGAGTGACAGATGACCCTATTTGCTGGGCATATACAGGTGTTTATTTGTGGGCAGGAGCGGCAGAAAAAGCGGGTTCTTTTGACGTAGATAAGGTAAGGGCGGCATTGTCAGGTTTAGCATTTGATTCTCCTGATGGCAGGGTAAAGATGGATGCAGGTAATCACCACCTTGCGAAGCCGGTGATGATTGGAGAAATTAAACCGGATGGGCAGTTTGATATTATTTCGAAAACGGATAACCTGGTCAATCCGCAACCATGGTCTCCGCTAACCTCCCCGGATAAAGACTGTGACTGGGTAAATCATAACGGTACTTACACCAGGTAA
- a CDS encoding putative sensor domain DACNV-containing protein, protein MEVTSFESTYQAASKVANNIATHFLHHLNLASENGEEDLAHAPDAGVIEKIIDVAFWASLRREEGVPIRISLAFLPPSQASRPLLFEQPIPLDPRVLTKLGPGVERAGIHIGVWYEGEELYIWGTTMKLPNYCFVLDVSEPGLLVVKHRRIIGMGKFANVAMLRGDQVKIVDESCARRQDTPAILTSLLGQDSSGVWNDPVNVLIQIAVSMRAHQRGGILLVVPSAHDNWKNSIIHPLQYPIAPPFSGVADLLRQNCGKVTELYWQNALRREVENISGLTAVDGATVINDKHELLTFGSKIARASDGTTVEQVLYIEPITDGTPRLMHPSNIGGTRHFSAAQFVHDQRDALALVASQDGYFTVFSWSTADQIVQAHRIDILLL, encoded by the coding sequence ATGGAAGTAACTTCATTCGAATCTACATATCAGGCAGCGTCCAAAGTTGCCAATAATATAGCCACCCATTTTTTACACCATTTAAATCTGGCCAGTGAGAACGGGGAAGAAGATCTCGCCCATGCACCTGATGCCGGCGTGATCGAAAAAATAATCGACGTGGCCTTCTGGGCCAGCCTCCGCAGGGAAGAGGGCGTACCTATCCGTATTTCCCTGGCTTTCCTGCCTCCTTCACAGGCATCCCGGCCTTTATTATTTGAACAACCCATCCCGCTGGATCCCCGGGTGCTCACCAAACTTGGCCCCGGCGTGGAAAGAGCAGGTATTCATATCGGTGTATGGTACGAAGGGGAGGAATTATACATCTGGGGCACCACGATGAAACTCCCTAATTACTGTTTTGTACTGGACGTCTCGGAACCCGGCTTGTTGGTCGTAAAGCACCGCCGTATTATCGGTATGGGCAAGTTCGCCAATGTAGCCATGTTAAGAGGTGACCAGGTAAAGATTGTAGATGAAAGCTGCGCACGAAGACAAGATACCCCTGCTATATTAACTTCACTATTAGGTCAGGATTCTTCCGGTGTATGGAATGACCCTGTAAATGTATTAATCCAGATTGCAGTCTCCATGCGCGCACACCAGCGGGGTGGCATCTTACTGGTAGTGCCTTCTGCACATGATAACTGGAAGAACTCCATCATTCATCCTTTACAATATCCGATAGCACCACCTTTCTCCGGTGTGGCAGATTTGCTGCGGCAGAATTGTGGTAAGGTAACGGAATTATACTGGCAAAATGCGCTGAGAAGAGAAGTAGAGAACATCTCCGGTCTGACAGCAGTAGACGGTGCTACGGTGATCAATGACAAGCATGAACTGCTCACATTTGGCTCCAAGATAGCCCGTGCAAGTGATGGCACAACGGTAGAGCAGGTTTTGTATATAGAACCGATAACAGATGGTACACCCAGGTTAATGCATCCTTCAAACATAGGAGGTACCCGGCATTTTTCTGCAGCTCAGTTTGTGCATGACCAACGGGATGCCCTGGCGCTGGTGGCTTCGCAGGATGGATACTTTACCGTATTTTCCTGGTCTACGGCAGACCAGATAGTGCAGGCACACAGGATAGATATTTTGTTGTTGTAA
- a CDS encoding M1 family metallopeptidase: MIKSFSSLVALLGLITVVHGQELYQPRNIKKAYTNHTRELSGKPGSKYWQNTGRYDIQVTANPPSRTIYGTESIRYINNSPDTLNKIVIRMICNIHKHQAPRSGYVSKDFLTDGVFIDTLIINGTSVEFDNNVGTVADVNLPQPLNAKDSMQVHISWHYDMSVQSGREGAIDSTTFFLAYFYPRISVYDDYNGWDKIEHMDRVEFYSDFNDYKVAVKVPANYVVWGTGTLQNIDEVLQPAFAQKLKNSYTADNVTHIATKADMEGQLVTRQNKWNTWIFTSQNIADATIGLSNHYVWDAASVIVDSATKRRTSVQAAFNDNAADFHHSVEFSHYALNYFSTQWPGISYPFPTMTAFQGYADMEYPMMVNDETTGDNLEFGQLVQDHEIAHTYFPFYMGINESRYAYMDEGWATTFEYLIAIAERGKEKADEFYKNFRVRSYISDPSSEEDQPIITQSHQVSGHGYGNNSYGKASLSYLALKDLLGDKGFKKALHTYMHNWNGKHPIPWDYFNSMSAGSGQNLNWFFNNWFFSNNYIDLKLYRFNQQGNKVNLGINNVGGFAIPFDIVLTYEDGTTDIIHKTPAVWKTGSKDLALTLPAAKKLAGIKLDGGIFMDATPADNDWKK; encoded by the coding sequence ATGATCAAATCTTTTAGCAGCCTGGTTGCTTTACTAGGCCTTATCACCGTCGTTCACGGGCAGGAACTCTATCAGCCCCGCAATATCAAAAAAGCCTATACCAATCACACCAGAGAGCTAAGCGGGAAACCCGGCTCAAAATACTGGCAAAACACTGGCAGATACGATATCCAGGTTACCGCAAATCCTCCTTCCCGTACCATCTACGGCACCGAATCCATCCGCTACATCAATAACAGCCCTGATACACTCAATAAGATAGTGATCAGAATGATCTGCAATATTCACAAACACCAGGCACCCCGCTCAGGCTACGTCAGTAAAGACTTCCTCACCGATGGTGTCTTCATCGATACCCTCATCATTAATGGCACCTCCGTGGAATTTGACAACAACGTTGGCACCGTAGCCGATGTAAACCTGCCGCAGCCTCTGAACGCCAAAGACAGTATGCAAGTCCACATCAGCTGGCACTACGACATGTCTGTTCAAAGTGGACGTGAAGGCGCCATCGACAGCACCACCTTCTTCCTCGCTTACTTCTATCCCCGCATATCCGTATACGATGACTACAACGGCTGGGATAAAATCGAGCACATGGACAGAGTTGAATTTTACAGCGACTTTAACGACTATAAAGTAGCCGTGAAAGTGCCGGCTAATTACGTAGTATGGGGTACCGGTACCTTGCAGAACATTGACGAGGTCCTCCAACCCGCTTTCGCCCAAAAACTAAAGAACAGCTATACCGCTGACAATGTCACCCACATTGCCACCAAAGCAGATATGGAAGGGCAGCTCGTAACCCGCCAGAACAAATGGAATACCTGGATCTTCACCTCCCAAAATATCGCTGACGCCACCATCGGCCTCAGTAACCACTATGTATGGGATGCCGCCAGCGTGATCGTAGACAGCGCCACCAAACGCAGAACCAGCGTACAGGCAGCCTTCAATGACAACGCGGCCGACTTCCATCACTCCGTAGAATTCTCTCATTACGCACTGAACTATTTCTCCACCCAATGGCCGGGAATATCCTATCCTTTCCCTACCATGACGGCTTTCCAGGGATATGCAGACATGGAATACCCCATGATGGTGAACGATGAAACCACCGGCGATAACCTTGAATTCGGCCAGCTGGTGCAGGATCACGAAATCGCACATACCTATTTCCCCTTCTACATGGGCATCAACGAAAGCCGCTATGCCTACATGGACGAAGGCTGGGCCACTACCTTTGAATACCTCATTGCCATCGCCGAAAGAGGGAAGGAGAAAGCCGATGAGTTTTACAAAAACTTCCGCGTAAGAAGCTATATCAGCGATCCTTCTTCCGAAGAAGATCAGCCCATCATCACCCAATCTCACCAGGTAAGTGGTCATGGCTATGGTAATAATTCCTACGGCAAAGCATCCCTCTCTTATCTCGCTTTAAAAGACCTGCTCGGCGATAAAGGCTTCAAAAAAGCCCTGCATACCTACATGCATAATTGGAACGGCAAGCACCCCATTCCATGGGATTATTTCAATTCCATGAGTGCCGGTAGCGGGCAAAACCTGAACTGGTTCTTTAATAACTGGTTCTTTTCCAATAACTATATTGACCTGAAACTATATCGTTTCAATCAACAGGGAAATAAAGTAAATTTGGGCATCAATAACGTCGGTGGTTTCGCTATCCCTTTCGATATCGTGCTGACCTATGAAGATGGTACCACCGATATAATACATAAAACTCCTGCCGTGTGGAAGACAGGTTCAAAAGACCTGGCACTTACCCTGCCTGCAGCTAAAAAACTGGCAGGTATTAAACTGGATGGCGGCATCTTTATGGATGCTACACCGGCAGACAATGACTGGAAAAAATAG
- a CDS encoding DnaJ C-terminal domain-containing protein, with amino-acid sequence MAFIDYYKVLGLEKTASADDIKKAYRKLARKHHPDMNPNDKEANLKFQQINEANEVLSDPEKRKKYDEYGENWKHAEQFEHAKQQQQQQGYTYGGQTGFEGFGGDFSEEHFSDFFESLFGRSGGTGRRGQTKYRGQDYQAELHLGLREAATTHQHTLKVNDQNVRITIPAGISNGQVIKLKGHGAPGGNGGPAGDLYITLIVEDDEHFRRSGNDLYANVNVDLYSALLGGEITFDTLNGKVKLKVQPETQNGTKVRLKGKGFPVYKKEGEAGDLIITYNVILPTGLSEKEKALIRELASVSSKN; translated from the coding sequence ATGGCTTTTATAGATTATTATAAAGTACTGGGACTGGAAAAAACAGCTTCAGCCGATGATATCAAGAAAGCGTACCGTAAGCTGGCGAGGAAGCACCACCCCGACATGAACCCGAATGACAAGGAGGCTAACCTGAAATTTCAACAGATCAATGAGGCGAACGAGGTGTTAAGCGACCCGGAAAAGCGTAAGAAGTACGATGAGTACGGTGAAAACTGGAAGCATGCAGAGCAGTTTGAACATGCGAAGCAGCAACAGCAGCAGCAGGGTTATACCTATGGTGGTCAAACGGGATTTGAAGGCTTTGGCGGAGATTTCTCTGAGGAGCATTTCTCTGACTTTTTTGAGTCTTTATTTGGCCGTAGTGGCGGCACCGGGCGTCGTGGGCAGACTAAATACCGCGGGCAGGATTACCAGGCGGAATTACACCTGGGGCTCCGGGAGGCGGCTACGACCCACCAGCATACCCTGAAAGTGAATGATCAGAATGTACGTATTACGATACCTGCGGGTATTTCGAATGGCCAGGTGATCAAACTGAAAGGCCATGGAGCCCCGGGAGGTAATGGAGGTCCTGCGGGTGATCTGTATATCACCCTTATCGTGGAGGACGATGAGCATTTCAGGCGCTCAGGTAATGACCTGTATGCGAATGTAAATGTAGATCTCTATTCGGCTCTGCTGGGTGGAGAGATTACCTTTGATACACTGAATGGAAAAGTAAAACTGAAAGTACAACCTGAAACACAGAACGGTACGAAGGTGCGACTGAAAGGAAAGGGTTTCCCTGTGTATAAGAAGGAAGGTGAAGCGGGTGATCTGATCATCACATACAATGTGATACTGCCTACAGGGCTGAGTGAAAAAGAGAAAGCACTGATCCGTGAGTTAGCGAGTGTTTCATCCAAAAACTAG
- a CDS encoding SMP-30/gluconolactonase/LRE family protein, which yields MRLLLLLSLCMTSFQDGGLLLRDWKAHPIPTDATTLTKYKASATDYAVYMRYGDVYATKELIMANQSLPFLITPVPEDSGKLTGNRSILQTSDGHYLVAFYRAAAGGSLYRFDANGKTREKIAELPIIKLLATEKLTYGVVADTTHGIVKIANGRISPFKRLKSTPLAADIDDAGNIIVITDKSLLSIDKMGGTHTLLEKGFWNEYLFPHSLVVYQGKVYVGMRNGVLTYDLATKKAVWLMEK from the coding sequence ATGCGCTTATTGTTACTACTATCCCTATGCATGACATCCTTTCAGGATGGAGGCCTTCTCCTGCGTGACTGGAAAGCTCACCCTATTCCCACAGATGCTACTACTTTGACAAAGTATAAAGCAAGTGCTACCGACTATGCCGTTTATATGAGATATGGGGATGTATATGCTACCAAAGAATTGATCATGGCCAACCAGTCACTACCTTTTCTGATCACCCCTGTTCCTGAAGATTCCGGCAAACTGACAGGGAACCGGTCTATCTTACAAACAAGTGACGGCCATTACCTCGTTGCCTTCTACAGGGCCGCAGCAGGAGGGAGCCTGTATCGCTTTGACGCCAATGGGAAAACCAGGGAGAAAATTGCAGAACTGCCGATTATCAAATTGCTGGCAACAGAAAAACTCACTTATGGTGTGGTAGCAGATACGACACACGGTATTGTGAAAATAGCCAATGGCCGTATCAGCCCTTTTAAAAGACTGAAATCTACCCCCCTGGCAGCAGACATAGATGATGCCGGTAATATCATCGTCATTACCGATAAATCACTGTTATCAATCGATAAAATGGGTGGAACGCATACACTGTTAGAGAAAGGATTCTGGAATGAATATTTATTCCCCCATTCACTGGTCGTATACCAGGGGAAAGTGTATGTTGGTATGAGGAACGGCGTACTGACTTATGACCTGGCCACAAAAAAAGCAGTGTGGCTGATGGAAAAATAA